Below is a window of Dehalococcoidia bacterium DNA.
GGCCGGGGCGTGGACACGGACATCATCGTGGCGGCGGCCAAGGCAGTATTGCAGGCGATCAACCGCCTCCTTTACGTGCACGGACGCCAGGACTCCCAGGTAAGGACCAACCCCTGATGAAAGGCCGGAAGCCACGCCGAAGGACACCTGAGTACTTGCCAAGCGTTGCGGCTGATAGTAAAGTAGCTGAGGCCGCAGTAAAGTATGAGGTGGAGGAGGGACCGGCAGTGAGCACGATAAGCAGCAAAAACCAGATAACCCTGCCGGCGCACCTCCTGCGGGAGATGGGCCTGGGCCCGGGGGACCGCCTGGCCGTAGGCCGGGAGGGTAACCGCCTGGTCCTGCGGCCGCGTCCGCGGGACTGGGTCAGGCATTACGCCGGCAGCCTGAGCGGGCTGTATGGCGCCACCCGGCAGGAGGCGGATGCCTACATCAAGGGCCTGCGGACAGAAGACGCGCGCGCGGCGGAGATCGAGAGGGCCTGGGCTGGTAGGGAAGGAAGCGCTCGAGAATAGCCGGCGCTTCTGCCTCGATACGAGCGCCGTCATCTACTACCTCCAGGGCATGCAGCCCTATCTGCGCGTCCTCCTGCCTCTCCTCGACCGCGTCCGGGATGACGAGGCCATCATGGTCCTCTCGGCGATCACCGAGGCGGAGCTGCTCGTCAAACCGGAGCGGGACGGCAACCGCGAAGCGGTCGAGATGATCGAGGACTTCCTGTCCGAGGACGGGATTTACGTGGTAGAGATGAGCCGCAGCATTGCCCGGCGGGCGGCTCGCCTCCGCCCCGTGAACAGGATCAGCATTGCGGATGCCGTTATCATGGCCACAGCCATCGAAACTGGTTGCGACTTGCTGCTCGGCAACGACACCGCCTGGACGAAGGTCGGCGGCCTGCCGTTCGTCCGTCTGGAAGACCTGAGGTAAGACGAAATGCCTGCTCCAAGGACCCTCTCCGAGAAAATCTGGGAAAGCCACGTGGTGGCGCGGGAGGAGGGCAAGCCCGACCTCCTGTACATCGACCTCCATCTCGTGCACGAAGTGACATCGCCACAGGCGTTCGAAGGACTGCGGCTTAGCGGCCGCCGGGTGCGCCGGCCTGACCTGACGCTCGCCACTGTCGACCACAACGTGCCGACGGAGGACCGGAACCTCCTTTGGCCGGACCCGCTTTCGGTCCAGCAGGTGGAAGCTCTGCGCCGCAACACGGAAGAGTTCGGTATCCCTTACTTTGGCATCAACGACCCGCGGCAGGGCATCGTCCACATAATCGGGCCGGAGCAGGGCCTTACGCAGCCAGGAATGACGATCGTCTGCGGCGACAGCCACACGTCGACGCACGGTGCTTTCGGCGCGCTTGCCATCGGCATCGGGACCTCCGAAGTCGAGCACGTGCTTGCTACCCAGACGCTGCCGCAATCGAAGCCGAAGACCATGGCCGTGGAGGTGAACGGTTCCCTTCACGACGGCGTGACCGCGAAGGACGTCATCCTCGCCATAATCCGCCACATGGGCGTCTCCGGCGGCATCGGCCACATCATCGAATACCGTGGCGATGTCATCCGCGCCCTTTCGATGGAAGGCCGCATGACCGTCTGCAACATGTCCATCGAGGGCGGAGCGCGGGCGGGCATGGTGGCGCCGGACGACAAGACGTTCGCTTACATGGAGGGCCGCCCGCACGCACCGAAAGGCAAACGGTGGGAGCAGGCGCTGGATTACTGGCGCAGCCTGCCGACGGACGAGGGCGCTACCTTCGACAAGGTGGTGCAACTCCAGGGCGAGGACATCGAGCCCTGCGTGACCTGGGGCACCACGCCGGCCCAGAGCGTGCCCGTCACGGGACGCGTGCCCGACCCGGAAGCCATGGCCGATCCCGCTGCCCGGGAGCTGGCGCTGCGGTCGCTCAAGTACATGGACCTCCGGCCGGGCACGGCGATCGAGGACATCCACCTCGACAAGGTCTTCATTGGCTCCTGTACCAACTCTCGCATCGAGGACCTGCGGGCCGCGGCGGCTATCGTGAAAGGTCATCGCGTCCACAAGAACCTGAAGGCCATGGTGGTGCCAGGCTCAGGCCTCGTGAAGGCCCAGGCGGAGCAGGAAGGCCTCGACAGGGTCTTTATCGAAGCCGGCTTCGAGTGGCGTGAGGCGGGCTGCTCGATGTGCCTGGGGATGAACCCGGACATTCTCCTCCCGGGGGAACGCTGCGCCTCTACCTCCAACCGCAACTTCGAGGGCCGCCAGGGTCCCGGAGGGCGCACTCACCTGGTGAGCCCGCAAATGGCCGCCGCCGCCGCTATTGCCGGCCACTTCGTCGACATCCGCAAGTGGGAGCGAAGAGACTGACTTCCCCACGCGAGGACGTCCGGCATCTCTAGTCGAGATGCTCGGATGTCCAGCGCTGGGGACTCCGCATATTGGAAGGAGCGCCGTGGAACCGTTCAAGACCGTTAGAGGCAAGGCCGTCCCCCTGAACCGGGCCGACGTAGACACCGACCAGATCATTCCCGCCCAGTACATGAAGCGCATCGAGCGCACGGGCTACGGCCAGTTCCTCTTCGATGCCTGGCGCAAAGACCCAGACTTCGTCCTGAACGATCCCCACTACAAGGGGGCGCCGATCCTCCTCGCCGGGCGCAATTTCGGCTCCGGATCGTCTCGGGAACACGCCCCCTGGGCGCTCCAGGACTACGGCTTCAAGGTGATCATCGCGCCGTCCTTCGCGGACATTTTTCGCAACAACTGCGCGAAGATCGGGCTTCTGACAGTCGTGCTGCCTCAGGAAGACGTCGATCACTTGATGGCGCGCGCGGAAGAGACGCCATCGATGGAGTTGGTGGTCGACCTCGAGGCGCAGACCGTGTCACTCGCATCAGGCACCTGGTCGCGCAACTTCGACATCGACCCCTTCGTCAAGCACTGCCTGCTCAACGGCCTGGACGACATCAGCCTGACCCTGCAAAAAGCAGACGCGATCGCGAGCTACGAGGCCCAACGCCCGGACTTTCTGCCCGTGACGACCAGTTGACACCTTGGCTGAGGTGGTGGCATCGATGGACATCGACGCGCCGCCGGCCCGCGTCCTGGCTCTGATCTCGGACCTCTCCATGCGGGCTCAGATCCTGCCGGACGGTTGGCGAGTGCTGCGCTTGCTGAGCGAGCAGCGCGGCGGCGTTGGGGCAGCGATCGAAGTCGAGGCGCGGATCGGCCCGCGGCCGACGACGCACGTCATCCAGATCCAGACCCTGCTCGACTCCGGCGGACAGCGGCAACTCATAGAATCGCCGCCGCCGGCGGACAATTACATTACGACCTGGACGGTGCGCGACAGGGACGGCGGCGCCGCCGTGCATCTACACACCGAATTCGAATACGGCGGCTTCATCGGCGAGTTCCTGGCCCGCAGGCACCTGCGCCGTGCCCACGAGCAGATGCTCGCGCGCCTCAAGGCGCTGGCAGAGCGTCGCGACGACACCTAGGACCAGCGTCTGCCGCGCACACTTGATGACGGACTCACTCAGGAGACGGCCAGGGCCCTGAAGCCCGGACGCCAGGCGCCGGCTTCCAACTCAGCGCAGCAGAGATATCGGTGCTAGAAGAGTACGCTAGCCACGCCATCGGTGAGCTCGTAAAGCGGCGCAGGATAGAGGCCGACGACGAAGATGCCGACGGTCAGCACCGCGACCGCAGCTTTCATCACCAACGGC
It encodes the following:
- a CDS encoding AbrB/MazE/SpoVT family DNA-binding domain-containing protein — protein: MSTISSKNQITLPAHLLREMGLGPGDRLAVGREGNRLVLRPRPRDWVRHYAGSLSGLYGATRQEADAYIKGLRTEDARAAEIERAWAGREGSARE
- a CDS encoding PIN domain-containing protein gives rise to the protein MPTSRACGQKTRARRRSRGPGLVGKEALENSRRFCLDTSAVIYYLQGMQPYLRVLLPLLDRVRDDEAIMVLSAITEAELLVKPERDGNREAVEMIEDFLSEDGIYVVEMSRSIARRAARLRPVNRISIADAVIMATAIETGCDLLLGNDTAWTKVGGLPFVRLEDLR
- the leuC gene encoding 3-isopropylmalate dehydratase large subunit, translated to MPAPRTLSEKIWESHVVAREEGKPDLLYIDLHLVHEVTSPQAFEGLRLSGRRVRRPDLTLATVDHNVPTEDRNLLWPDPLSVQQVEALRRNTEEFGIPYFGINDPRQGIVHIIGPEQGLTQPGMTIVCGDSHTSTHGAFGALAIGIGTSEVEHVLATQTLPQSKPKTMAVEVNGSLHDGVTAKDVILAIIRHMGVSGGIGHIIEYRGDVIRALSMEGRMTVCNMSIEGGARAGMVAPDDKTFAYMEGRPHAPKGKRWEQALDYWRSLPTDEGATFDKVVQLQGEDIEPCVTWGTTPAQSVPVTGRVPDPEAMADPAARELALRSLKYMDLRPGTAIEDIHLDKVFIGSCTNSRIEDLRAAAAIVKGHRVHKNLKAMVVPGSGLVKAQAEQEGLDRVFIEAGFEWREAGCSMCLGMNPDILLPGERCASTSNRNFEGRQGPGGRTHLVSPQMAAAAAIAGHFVDIRKWERRD
- the leuD gene encoding 3-isopropylmalate dehydratase small subunit gives rise to the protein MEPFKTVRGKAVPLNRADVDTDQIIPAQYMKRIERTGYGQFLFDAWRKDPDFVLNDPHYKGAPILLAGRNFGSGSSREHAPWALQDYGFKVIIAPSFADIFRNNCAKIGLLTVVLPQEDVDHLMARAEETPSMELVVDLEAQTVSLASGTWSRNFDIDPFVKHCLLNGLDDISLTLQKADAIASYEAQRPDFLPVTTS
- a CDS encoding SRPBCC family protein, whose translation is MASMDIDAPPARVLALISDLSMRAQILPDGWRVLRLLSEQRGGVGAAIEVEARIGPRPTTHVIQIQTLLDSGGQRQLIESPPPADNYITTWTVRDRDGGAAVHLHTEFEYGGFIGEFLARRHLRRAHEQMLARLKALAERRDDT